In Streptomyces sp. NBC_00091, the following proteins share a genomic window:
- a CDS encoding MaoC family dehydratase: MAEPRIFTSAEELRAGIGEPLGPSGWLEVDQKRIDLFADATGDHQWIHVDPERAATGPFGSTIAHGYLTLSLLPSLVPQIMRVEGMRMGINYGMDKVRFPAPVPVGSRLRATAVITAVTEAGGGVQVAATVTVEREGGEKPVCVAESVSRYYF; this comes from the coding sequence ATGGCCGAACCGAGGATCTTCACGTCCGCCGAGGAGCTGCGCGCCGGCATCGGCGAGCCGCTCGGCCCGAGCGGATGGCTGGAGGTGGACCAGAAGCGGATCGACCTCTTCGCGGACGCGACCGGCGACCACCAGTGGATCCACGTGGACCCGGAGCGGGCCGCCACCGGACCCTTCGGTTCCACCATCGCGCACGGCTATCTGACGCTGTCGCTGCTGCCGAGCCTGGTGCCGCAGATCATGCGGGTCGAGGGCATGCGGATGGGCATCAACTACGGCATGGACAAGGTGCGTTTCCCCGCCCCGGTGCCGGTCGGTTCGCGGCTGCGCGCCACCGCCGTGATCACGGCGGTCACCGAGGCGGGCGGCGGGGTGCAGGTCGCGGCGACCGTGACCGTCGAGCGCGAGGGCGGCGAGAAGCCGGTGTGCGTCGCGGAGTCGGTGTCCCGCTACTACTTCTGA
- a CDS encoding YiaA/YiaB family inner membrane protein, with translation MNETPVKQQNTGAYYGQAVASFGIAVAAVAVGIYSMDVNGWVRAFLGIAVLYLTTSAFTLAKVVRDRQEATQIVSRVDQARMEKMMAEYDPYSPK, from the coding sequence ATGAACGAGACACCGGTCAAGCAGCAGAACACGGGGGCGTACTACGGCCAGGCGGTCGCGTCCTTCGGCATCGCCGTGGCCGCCGTGGCCGTGGGGATCTACAGCATGGACGTCAACGGCTGGGTCCGGGCCTTCCTCGGCATCGCGGTCCTCTACCTGACCACCTCGGCCTTCACCCTCGCCAAGGTGGTCCGCGACCGCCAGGAGGCCACGCAGATCGTCAGCCGGGTCGACCAGGCCCGGATGGAGAAGATGATGGCGGAGTACGACCCCTACTCGCCGAAGTAG
- a CDS encoding DUF1343 domain-containing protein, whose product MTVSRRGVLGLAGAAGAAGALGVAGGVGPAGAAGAAERVRTGFERLAADGYAELAGQRVGVVTNPTGITADARHLVDVLHADERVDLVAVFGPEHGFRGTAQAGGSEGAGRDPATGLPVYDAYGKSGQKLADLFTAAGIDTVVFDIQDVGARFYTYIWTLYDCMRAAALAGKAVVVLDRPNPAGGRRAAGPVLEPAYASFVGREPIALAHGMTAAELALLFNGEFLGGDRVKLRTVRMSGWRRESFFGETGLPWVPPSPNMPTADTALAYAGTCLFEGTNLSEGRGTTTPFELLGAQGVDRRWAEAANGLGLPGVWFREAWFTPAFSKHAGKVCGGVRLIVHDREAFDPVRAGIGLLVTARRAWSGFGWRTDHWIDRLTGSDRVRTMVDAGAGVEEVAGAWAAGLARFAAVREEYLLYP is encoded by the coding sequence ATGACGGTGTCGCGACGCGGGGTGCTGGGACTGGCGGGGGCCGCTGGGGCCGCGGGGGCCCTGGGGGTTGCCGGGGGCGTCGGGCCCGCGGGCGCGGCCGGGGCGGCGGAGCGGGTGCGTACCGGCTTCGAGCGGCTCGCCGCCGACGGGTACGCGGAGCTCGCCGGGCAGCGGGTCGGGGTGGTCACCAACCCCACCGGGATCACCGCCGACGCCCGCCACTTGGTCGACGTACTGCACGCCGACGAGCGGGTCGACCTGGTCGCGGTGTTCGGGCCGGAGCACGGCTTCCGCGGGACGGCGCAGGCGGGCGGGTCGGAGGGGGCCGGCCGGGATCCCGCGACGGGCCTGCCGGTGTACGACGCGTACGGCAAGAGCGGGCAGAAGCTGGCGGACCTCTTCACGGCGGCGGGTATCGACACCGTCGTCTTCGACATCCAGGACGTCGGGGCGCGCTTCTACACCTACATCTGGACCCTGTACGACTGCATGCGCGCGGCCGCGCTGGCCGGCAAGGCGGTGGTGGTCCTGGACCGGCCCAACCCGGCGGGCGGGCGCCGGGCGGCCGGGCCGGTGCTGGAGCCGGCGTACGCGAGCTTCGTGGGCCGGGAGCCGATCGCGCTGGCGCACGGGATGACGGCGGCCGAGCTGGCCCTGCTGTTCAACGGCGAGTTCCTGGGCGGCGACCGGGTCAAGCTGCGGACCGTGCGGATGTCGGGGTGGCGGCGGGAGTCGTTCTTCGGGGAGACGGGGCTGCCGTGGGTGCCGCCGAGCCCGAACATGCCCACTGCGGACACGGCGCTCGCGTACGCGGGGACCTGCCTGTTCGAGGGGACCAACCTGTCCGAGGGCCGGGGTACGACCACGCCCTTCGAGCTGCTCGGCGCGCAGGGAGTGGACCGGCGCTGGGCGGAGGCGGCGAACGGGCTGGGGCTGCCCGGGGTGTGGTTCCGGGAGGCCTGGTTCACGCCCGCCTTCTCCAAGCACGCCGGGAAGGTCTGCGGCGGGGTCCGGCTGATCGTGCACGACCGGGAGGCCTTCGACCCGGTGCGGGCGGGGATCGGGCTGCTGGTGACGGCGCGGCGGGCGTGGAGCGGGTTCGGCTGGCGGACGGACCACTGGATCGACCGGCTGACGGGCTCGGACCGGGTGCGGACGATGGTGGACGCGGGCGCGGGGGTGGAGGAGGTCGCGGGCGCCTGGGCGGCCGGGCTGGCGCGGTTCGCGGCGGTCCGGGAGGAGTACCTGCTCTACCCCTGA
- a CDS encoding CitMHS family transporter → MLTFLGFAMIATFLVLIMLKKMSPIAALVLIPALFCVFAGKGAHLGDYVIEGVGKLAPTAAMLMFAIVYFGVMIDVGLFDPIVRGILRFCKADPMRVVVGTAVLAAIVSLDGDGSTTFMITVSAMYPLYKRLGLSLVVMTGVAATANGVMNTLPWGGPTARAATALKLDAADIFVPMIPALAVGLVFVFVLAYVLGVRERRRVGSLVMPGEEAEEAEKQESLVTAGPGAEESAAGARTAAAGSGAAGSGGSGTAATLPGGEGEGFQGLDPERPTLRPRLYWFNAGLTVALLTAMIMELLPIPVLFLLGAALALTVNFPHMPDQKARIAAHADNVLNVAGMVFAAAVFTGVLTGTGMVKHMADWLVGAIPEGMGPHMALVTGLLSLPLTYFMSNDGFYFGVLPVLAEAGAAHGVSPLEIARASLVGQALHMSSPLVPAVYVLVGMAKVEFGDHTRFTVKWAALTSLVVLAAGMVFGII, encoded by the coding sequence ATGCTGACCTTCCTCGGCTTCGCCATGATCGCGACCTTCCTGGTCCTGATCATGCTGAAGAAAATGTCGCCCATCGCGGCGCTCGTCCTCATCCCCGCGCTCTTCTGCGTGTTCGCCGGAAAGGGCGCGCACCTGGGGGACTACGTCATCGAAGGCGTCGGCAAGCTCGCCCCGACCGCCGCCATGCTGATGTTCGCCATCGTCTACTTCGGGGTGATGATCGACGTCGGCCTCTTCGACCCGATCGTCCGGGGGATCCTGCGCTTCTGCAAGGCCGACCCCATGCGGGTGGTGGTCGGCACGGCCGTCCTCGCCGCGATCGTCTCCCTCGACGGCGACGGATCGACCACCTTCATGATCACCGTTTCGGCCATGTACCCGCTCTACAAGCGCCTCGGCCTCAGCCTCGTGGTCATGACCGGCGTCGCCGCCACGGCCAACGGCGTGATGAACACCCTGCCCTGGGGCGGTCCCACCGCCCGCGCGGCCACCGCGCTCAAGCTCGACGCGGCCGACATCTTCGTCCCGATGATCCCGGCGCTCGCCGTCGGCCTGGTCTTCGTCTTCGTCCTGGCCTATGTTCTCGGCGTCAGGGAGCGCCGCCGGGTCGGCTCCCTGGTGATGCCCGGCGAGGAGGCCGAGGAGGCCGAGAAGCAGGAGTCCCTGGTGACGGCCGGCCCGGGTGCGGAGGAATCCGCCGCGGGGGCCCGTACCGCTGCCGCCGGCTCCGGCGCGGCCGGCTCCGGCGGGTCCGGAACCGCTGCCACCCTGCCCGGGGGCGAGGGCGAGGGCTTCCAGGGGCTGGACCCCGAGCGCCCGACCCTGCGTCCCCGCCTGTACTGGTTCAACGCGGGCCTCACGGTCGCCCTGCTCACCGCGATGATCATGGAGCTGCTGCCGATCCCCGTGCTCTTCCTGCTCGGCGCGGCCCTCGCCCTCACCGTGAACTTCCCCCACATGCCCGACCAGAAGGCCCGGATCGCCGCTCACGCGGACAACGTCCTCAACGTCGCCGGCATGGTCTTCGCCGCCGCCGTCTTCACCGGCGTCCTCACCGGCACCGGCATGGTCAAGCACATGGCGGACTGGCTCGTCGGCGCCATCCCCGAGGGCATGGGCCCGCACATGGCCCTGGTCACCGGCCTGCTGAGCCTGCCCCTCACCTACTTCATGTCGAACGACGGCTTCTACTTCGGCGTCCTGCCGGTACTGGCCGAAGCGGGCGCCGCCCACGGAGTCTCCCCGCTGGAGATCGCCCGCGCCTCCCTGGTCGGACAGGCCCTGCACATGTCCAGCCCACTGGTTCCGGCCGTCTACGTCCTCGTCGGCATGGCCAAGGTCGAGTTCGGCGACCACACCCGCTTCACCGTGAAATGGGCGGCCCTCACCTCCCTGGTGGTCCTGGCGGCAGGGATGGTTTTCGGCATCATCTGA
- a CDS encoding TetR/AcrR family transcriptional regulator — translation MARPRKPLLSRDRIVEAAGALVDAEGLEAVSTRRLASALGVSGPSLYNHFRTKDAILEAVADAVSAKVDLSMFDGGKDWRGALYDWAHSYRDALSDHPNIVPVLARGPGRRPAGLRLADAVFGAMTAAGWPPAQATRIGALMRYFILGSAVASFARGFVDDETAYDPADYPHLGRAHLLAERQREVDEGAFETGLTALLDGLTLQYEALRAGAAQS, via the coding sequence ATGGCCAGACCGCGCAAGCCCCTCCTCAGCAGAGACCGCATCGTCGAGGCGGCGGGTGCGCTGGTGGACGCGGAGGGGCTGGAGGCGGTGTCGACGCGGCGGCTGGCGTCGGCGCTCGGGGTCAGCGGGCCCTCGCTGTACAACCACTTCCGGACCAAGGACGCGATCCTCGAGGCGGTCGCGGACGCGGTGAGCGCGAAGGTCGACCTGTCGATGTTCGACGGCGGCAAGGACTGGCGGGGGGCCCTGTACGACTGGGCGCACTCGTACCGGGACGCCCTGTCGGACCACCCGAACATCGTGCCGGTGCTGGCGCGCGGGCCGGGCCGCCGCCCGGCCGGGCTGCGGCTGGCGGACGCGGTGTTCGGCGCCATGACGGCAGCGGGGTGGCCCCCGGCCCAGGCGACCCGGATCGGGGCGCTGATGCGGTACTTCATCCTGGGCTCGGCGGTGGCCTCCTTCGCCCGGGGTTTCGTGGACGACGAGACGGCGTACGACCCGGCGGACTACCCGCACCTGGGCCGGGCCCACCTGCTGGCCGAGCGCCAGCGGGAGGTGGACGAGGGCGCCTTCGAAACGGGCCTGACGGCGCTCCTGGACGGCCTGACCCTCCAGTACGAGGCCCTGCGAGCGGGGGCGGCGCAGTCGTAG
- a CDS encoding acyl-CoA dehydrogenase family protein produces MNLELSEEQEAVRRLARAFTEREIVPYAAEWDRAESVDRSIVKKLGDLGFLGLTVPEEYGGSGGDHLSYVLVTEELGRGDSAVRGIVSVSLGLVAKTVAAWGTEEQKRAWLPRLCSGDALGCFALTEPGTGSDAAALTTRAVREGDAYVISGSKMFITNGTWADLVLLFARTGDAPGHRGISAFLVPADSPGLTRREVHGKLGLRGQATAELTLDGVRVPASAMLGPEGKGFSVAMSALAKGRMSVAAGCVGIAQAALDAAVSYAAQREQFGKPIAHHQLVQELIADISVDVDAARLLTWRVADLIDRGQPFATESSTAKLFASEAAVRAAGNALQVHGGYGYIDEYPAGKLLRDARVMTLYEGTSQIQKLLIGRARTGVSAF; encoded by the coding sequence GTGAACCTGGAGCTCAGCGAGGAGCAGGAGGCCGTGCGCCGCCTCGCCCGCGCCTTCACCGAGCGCGAGATCGTCCCGTACGCCGCCGAGTGGGACCGCGCCGAGAGCGTGGACCGCTCGATCGTGAAGAAGCTCGGCGACCTCGGCTTCCTCGGCCTCACCGTCCCGGAGGAGTACGGCGGCTCCGGCGGCGACCACCTCTCCTACGTGCTCGTCACCGAGGAGCTCGGCCGCGGGGACTCCGCCGTGCGCGGCATCGTCTCCGTCTCCCTCGGGCTGGTCGCCAAGACCGTCGCCGCCTGGGGCACCGAGGAGCAGAAGCGGGCCTGGCTGCCCCGGCTGTGCTCCGGCGACGCGCTCGGCTGCTTCGCCCTGACCGAGCCCGGCACCGGCTCCGACGCGGCCGCCCTCACCACCCGCGCCGTGCGCGAGGGGGACGCGTACGTGATCAGCGGCAGCAAGATGTTCATCACCAACGGCACCTGGGCCGACCTCGTCCTCCTCTTCGCCCGGACCGGTGACGCCCCCGGCCACCGGGGGATCTCCGCCTTCCTCGTCCCCGCCGACAGCCCGGGCCTGACCCGCCGCGAGGTCCACGGCAAGCTCGGCCTGCGCGGCCAGGCCACCGCCGAACTCACCCTCGACGGAGTCCGCGTCCCGGCCTCCGCGATGCTCGGACCCGAGGGCAAGGGCTTCTCCGTGGCCATGTCGGCCCTGGCCAAGGGGCGTATGTCGGTGGCCGCCGGCTGCGTCGGCATCGCCCAGGCCGCGCTGGACGCCGCCGTCTCGTACGCGGCCCAGCGCGAGCAGTTCGGCAAGCCGATCGCCCACCACCAGCTGGTCCAGGAGCTGATCGCCGACATCTCGGTCGACGTGGACGCGGCCCGGCTGCTGACCTGGCGGGTCGCCGACCTGATCGACCGCGGGCAGCCCTTCGCCACCGAGTCCTCCACCGCCAAGCTCTTCGCCTCCGAGGCGGCGGTGCGCGCCGCGGGCAACGCCCTCCAGGTGCACGGCGGCTACGGCTACATCGACGAGTACCCGGCCGGGAAGCTGCTGCGCGACGCCCGCGTCATGACCCTCTACGAAGGCACCAGCCAGATCCAGAAACTGCTCATCGGCCGTGCCCGCACCGGGGTTTCCGCTTTCTGA
- the soxR gene encoding redox-sensitive transcriptional activator SoxR, translating to MPQIPENVHELTVGQLSARSGAAVSALHFYEAKGLISSRRTAGNQRRYNREALRRVAFVRAAQRVGIPLASIREALAQLPEERTPTREDWARLSENWRGELDQRIQQLSRLRDHLSDCIGCGCLSLKNCALSNPDDVFGERLTGSRLSP from the coding sequence GTGCCGCAGATTCCCGAGAACGTCCACGAACTCACCGTCGGCCAGCTGTCCGCGCGCAGCGGAGCGGCCGTCTCCGCCCTGCACTTCTACGAGGCCAAGGGGCTGATCAGCAGCCGCCGCACCGCCGGCAACCAGCGGCGCTACAACCGTGAGGCGCTGCGCCGGGTCGCCTTCGTGCGCGCCGCCCAGCGCGTGGGCATCCCGCTCGCCAGCATCCGCGAGGCGCTGGCCCAGCTGCCGGAGGAGCGCACCCCCACGCGGGAGGACTGGGCGCGGCTGTCCGAGAACTGGCGCGGCGAGCTCGACCAGCGGATCCAGCAACTGAGCCGCCTGCGCGACCACTTGTCCGACTGCATCGGCTGTGGCTGCCTCTCGCTGAAGAACTGCGCGCTCTCCAACCCGGACGACGTCTTCGGCGAACGCCTCACCGGCTCCCGGCTGTCGCCGTAG
- a CDS encoding aldehyde dehydrogenase family protein, translating to MKAHDGMYIGGEWRPAAGAGRIEVVNPADEQVIGAVPAGTAEDVDAAVRAARAAFPGWAATAPAERAALIGALRDVLVARKGEFTETITAELGSPLGFAEAVHVGAPIAVASSYAELGASYAFEERIGNSTVFLEPVGVVGAITPWNYPLHQVVAKVAPALAAGCTIVLKPAEDTPLTAQLFAEAVHEAGIPAGVFNLVTGTGPVAGQALAEHEGVDLLSFTGSTAVGKKIGAIAGAAVKRVALELGGKSANVILPGADLAKAVAVGVGHVMNNTGQSCNALTRMLVHRDQHEEAVALAAAAVATYPSGDPRDRATRLGPVVNATQRDRVRSYIGKGVAEGARLVAGGLDAPHERGYFIAPTVFADVTPDMTIAQEEIFGPVLAILPYEDHDDALRIANGTVYGLGGAVWAADEETAVAFARRMDTGQVDINGGRFNVLAPFGGYKQSGVGRELGSHGLGEYLQTKSLQF from the coding sequence ATGAAGGCCCACGACGGGATGTACATCGGCGGGGAATGGCGGCCCGCCGCCGGAGCCGGCCGGATCGAGGTCGTCAACCCGGCCGACGAGCAGGTCATCGGCGCCGTCCCGGCCGGTACGGCCGAGGACGTGGACGCGGCCGTACGCGCGGCCCGTGCGGCCTTCCCCGGCTGGGCGGCCACGGCTCCGGCCGAGCGGGCCGCCCTGATCGGCGCCCTCCGCGACGTGCTCGTCGCCCGCAAGGGCGAGTTCACCGAGACCATCACCGCCGAGCTCGGCTCCCCGCTCGGCTTCGCGGAGGCCGTGCACGTCGGTGCGCCGATCGCGGTGGCCTCCTCCTACGCCGAACTCGGTGCCTCGTACGCCTTCGAGGAGCGGATCGGCAACTCCACCGTGTTCCTGGAGCCGGTCGGCGTGGTCGGGGCCATCACGCCCTGGAACTACCCGCTGCACCAAGTCGTTGCAAAGGTGGCGCCCGCTCTCGCCGCCGGCTGCACCATCGTCCTCAAGCCGGCCGAGGACACCCCGCTGACCGCACAGCTCTTCGCCGAAGCCGTGCACGAGGCGGGCATCCCGGCCGGAGTCTTCAACCTGGTGACCGGTACCGGCCCGGTCGCCGGCCAGGCGCTGGCCGAGCACGAAGGAGTCGACCTCCTCTCCTTCACCGGCTCGACCGCCGTCGGCAAGAAGATCGGCGCCATCGCCGGCGCCGCCGTCAAGCGCGTCGCCCTCGAGCTGGGCGGCAAGTCGGCGAACGTCATCCTGCCCGGGGCCGATCTGGCCAAGGCCGTCGCGGTGGGCGTCGGACACGTCATGAACAACACCGGCCAGAGCTGCAACGCGCTCACCCGCATGCTCGTCCACCGGGACCAGCACGAGGAGGCCGTCGCCCTCGCGGCCGCCGCCGTCGCCACGTACCCCTCGGGCGACCCCCGCGACCGGGCCACCCGCCTCGGGCCGGTCGTCAACGCCACCCAGCGCGACCGCGTGCGCTCGTACATCGGCAAGGGCGTCGCGGAGGGCGCCCGCCTGGTCGCGGGCGGCCTCGACGCGCCCCACGAGCGCGGGTACTTCATCGCCCCGACCGTCTTCGCGGACGTCACCCCCGACATGACCATCGCGCAGGAGGAGATCTTCGGCCCCGTGCTGGCGATCCTCCCCTACGAGGACCACGACGACGCCCTGCGCATCGCCAACGGCACCGTCTACGGCCTGGGCGGCGCGGTCTGGGCCGCGGACGAGGAGACGGCCGTGGCCTTCGCCCGCCGCATGGACACCGGCCAGGTGGACATCAACGGCGGCCGCTTCAACGTGCTCGCGCCCTTCGGCGGCTACAAGCAGTCGGGCGTGGGCCGCGAGCTGGGCAGCCACGGCCTGGGGGAGTACCTCCAGACCAAGTCCCTGCAGTTCTGA
- a CDS encoding Zn-dependent alcohol dehydrogenase, translated as MVRAAILPAVGAPLEIRDIVLPEPGPGQVRVRLAAAGVCHSDLSLTDGTMRVPVPAVLGHEGAGTVLAVGEGVTHVSPGDGVVLNWAPSCGECHHCRIGEVWLCAKALTGVGAVYAHDAEGTELHPGLNVAAFAEETVVAANCVLPAPAGIPLPEAALLGCAVLTGYGAVRHSAQVRPGESVAVFGVGGVGLAALQAARIAGAGPIVAVDVSPAKEELARAAGATDFVLASETTAKQIRALTGGQGADVAVECVGRAETIRTAWESTRRGGRTTVVGIGGKEQQVSFHALEIFHFARTLSGCVYGNSDPARDLPVIAEHVRAGRLDLGSMVTDRITLDGIPAAFDAMLAGKGGRSLVVF; from the coding sequence ATGGTCCGCGCCGCGATCCTGCCCGCAGTCGGAGCACCGCTGGAGATACGGGACATCGTGCTGCCCGAGCCCGGACCCGGGCAGGTCCGGGTGCGGCTCGCCGCGGCCGGGGTCTGCCACTCCGACCTCTCCCTCACCGACGGCACCATGCGGGTGCCCGTCCCGGCCGTCCTCGGCCACGAGGGCGCGGGGACGGTCCTCGCCGTCGGCGAGGGCGTCACCCACGTCTCCCCGGGCGACGGGGTGGTGCTCAACTGGGCGCCGTCCTGCGGGGAGTGCCACCACTGCCGGATCGGCGAGGTCTGGCTCTGCGCGAAGGCCCTGACCGGGGTCGGTGCGGTCTACGCCCATGACGCCGAGGGCACCGAGCTGCACCCCGGGCTCAACGTCGCCGCCTTCGCCGAGGAAACCGTCGTCGCGGCGAACTGCGTGCTGCCCGCACCCGCCGGGATCCCGCTCCCGGAGGCCGCCCTGCTCGGCTGCGCCGTCCTGACCGGCTACGGCGCGGTGCGCCACAGCGCCCAGGTCCGCCCGGGCGAGTCGGTGGCCGTCTTCGGCGTCGGCGGAGTCGGCCTCGCCGCCCTCCAGGCGGCCCGGATCGCCGGGGCGGGCCCGATCGTCGCCGTCGACGTCTCCCCGGCCAAGGAGGAACTGGCCCGCGCCGCCGGAGCCACCGACTTCGTGCTCGCCTCCGAGACCACCGCCAAGCAGATCCGGGCCCTGACCGGCGGGCAGGGCGCGGACGTGGCCGTGGAGTGCGTGGGCCGCGCCGAGACCATCCGCACGGCCTGGGAGTCCACCCGCCGGGGCGGGCGCACCACGGTCGTCGGCATCGGCGGCAAGGAGCAGCAGGTGAGCTTCCACGCGCTGGAGATCTTCCACTTCGCCCGCACCCTCAGCGGCTGCGTGTACGGCAACAGCGATCCGGCCCGCGACCTCCCGGTGATCGCCGAGCACGTCCGGGCCGGCCGCCTGGACCTGGGCTCCATGGTCACCGACCGCATCACCCTCGACGGCATCCCGGCAGCGTTCGACGCGATGCTGGCGGGCAAGGGCGGTCGCTCCCTGGTGGTCTTTTAG
- a CDS encoding serine-threonine protein kinase codes for MVDGGGAFGAGIGVGPYQELTFDAQGDVDPATRAAVARMEATDLLVFAHGWNSDRSTSTRLYDRFFAPFPGLVGAGVRLGYVGVVWPSIRFSDEPIPDFDPPGGATGARSGAESGTALDDATRAALGVFWPGREAELERVAALLAERPESQAAFAEFGELVRQLVHADPAAGPAGAAGADPDVPAIFTLDTLQVCRALTRALAQAAAADAARELSAGDGLRSLWDGAKELLRQATYYEMKKRAGVVGEHGLGPVLADLAGRRPALRVHLIGHSFGARVVSFSLRAVPDGARHVKSLTLLQGAFSHYSFSERLPHDPRRGGALRGLQRRVDGPVVACHSAHDSALGVFYPLASRMAGDSAGLLGSGERWGAVGHDGVRAVPGAPRLSLEAALRGGLPEAGCVSVDAGSVVRRGGPPSGAHSDICHEELARVVVGAGRMGR; via the coding sequence ATGGTGGACGGCGGTGGCGCGTTCGGAGCGGGGATCGGGGTGGGTCCGTACCAGGAGCTGACTTTCGACGCCCAGGGCGATGTGGACCCGGCCACGCGGGCGGCGGTGGCCCGGATGGAGGCGACGGACCTGCTGGTCTTCGCGCACGGCTGGAACAGCGACCGGTCCACCTCGACCCGGCTCTACGACCGGTTCTTCGCCCCCTTCCCGGGGCTGGTGGGGGCGGGGGTGCGGCTGGGGTACGTGGGGGTGGTCTGGCCCTCGATCCGCTTCTCGGACGAGCCGATCCCGGACTTCGATCCGCCCGGCGGGGCGACCGGGGCACGGTCGGGGGCCGAGTCGGGGACGGCCCTGGACGACGCCACGCGCGCGGCGCTCGGGGTGTTCTGGCCGGGGCGGGAGGCGGAGCTGGAGCGGGTCGCCGCACTGCTGGCGGAGCGGCCGGAGTCGCAGGCGGCCTTCGCCGAGTTCGGGGAGCTGGTACGGCAGCTCGTGCACGCGGACCCGGCCGCCGGCCCGGCGGGCGCCGCGGGCGCCGACCCGGACGTGCCGGCGATCTTCACGCTGGACACCCTCCAGGTGTGCCGGGCACTGACGCGGGCCCTGGCGCAGGCGGCGGCCGCCGACGCGGCCCGGGAGCTCTCGGCCGGCGACGGGCTGCGCTCCCTGTGGGACGGGGCCAAGGAGCTGCTGCGCCAGGCGACGTACTACGAGATGAAGAAGCGGGCCGGAGTGGTCGGCGAGCACGGGCTCGGCCCGGTGCTGGCCGACCTCGCCGGACGGCGGCCGGCCCTGCGCGTCCACCTGATCGGCCACAGCTTCGGGGCCCGGGTGGTGTCCTTCTCCCTGCGGGCCGTACCGGACGGGGCGCGGCACGTGAAGTCGCTGACTCTGCTCCAGGGGGCCTTCTCCCACTACTCCTTCAGCGAGCGCCTCCCCCACGATCCGCGGCGCGGCGGCGCCCTGCGCGGGCTCCAGCGCAGGGTGGACGGGCCGGTGGTGGCCTGCCACTCCGCCCACGACTCGGCCCTGGGCGTGTTCTATCCGCTGGCCTCCCGGATGGCGGGCGATTCGGCCGGTCTGCTCGGTTCCGGCGAGCGGTGGGGCGCGGTCGGGCACGACGGGGTGCGGGCGGTGCCCGGCGCACCGCGGCTGAGCCTGGAGGCGGCCCTGCGCGGCGGGCTGCCGGAGGCCGGTTGTGTCAGCGTGGACGCGGGCTCCGTGGTCCGTCGCGGCGGGCCCCCGTCGGGGGCGCACAGCGACATCTGCCACGAGGAACTGGCCCGTGTCGTGGTCGGCGCGGGGCGCATGGGGCGCTGA
- a CDS encoding 3-keto-5-aminohexanoate cleavage protein gives MSGARGGLRDGLRGALLQVALNGSRGAAEGAAVPLSPGDLARSALEAVAAGAGEVLVHPRTPCGRESLSPRVVGPLLEEMRGAGVRVPLTVPAGVAAEPDPAGRLERVRSWTVLPDRAVVPFAEPGAAELGRALLARGVAVDAVVPLGGGAGPEPLARFLAWAPPERGRVRLVAELAEADPALVAGLRWLPPVPVVLYGREAAAWPVLRLAARCGAGARIGVAQVLRLPDGRPARSNAELVAAAREVREAEGAGPAGGGATATAGSR, from the coding sequence GTGAGCGGGGCGCGGGGCGGGCTGCGGGACGGGCTGCGGGGCGCGCTGCTCCAGGTCGCGCTGAACGGCTCGCGCGGCGCTGCCGAGGGGGCGGCGGTGCCGCTGTCCCCAGGGGATCTGGCCCGCTCGGCGCTCGAGGCCGTGGCCGCCGGGGCCGGCGAGGTGCTGGTGCACCCGCGGACCCCGTGCGGGCGGGAGAGCCTCTCGCCCCGGGTGGTCGGGCCCCTGCTGGAGGAGATGCGCGGTGCGGGGGTCCGCGTACCTCTGACGGTTCCGGCGGGGGTCGCCGCCGAGCCGGATCCGGCGGGGCGCCTGGAGCGGGTGCGGTCCTGGACGGTGCTGCCCGACCGGGCGGTGGTGCCGTTCGCGGAGCCGGGGGCGGCGGAGCTGGGGCGGGCCCTGCTGGCGCGCGGGGTCGCGGTGGACGCGGTGGTCCCGCTGGGCGGCGGGGCCGGGCCGGAGCCGCTGGCGCGGTTCCTGGCGTGGGCCCCGCCGGAGCGGGGCCGGGTCCGGCTGGTGGCGGAGCTGGCGGAGGCCGACCCGGCGCTGGTGGCGGGGCTGCGCTGGCTGCCGCCGGTGCCGGTGGTGCTGTACGGGCGGGAGGCCGCCGCCTGGCCGGTGCTGCGGCTGGCCGCGCGGTGCGGTGCGGGCGCGCGGATCGGCGTAGCGCAGGTGCTGCGCCTTCCGGACGGGCGGCCGGCACGCTCGAATGCCGAACTGGTGGCGGCGGCCCGGGAGGTGCGGGAGGCGGAGGGCGCGGGGCCCGCCGGGGGCGGAGCTACGGCGACAGCCGGGAGCCGGTGA